A window from Fragaria vesca subsp. vesca linkage group LG5, FraVesHawaii_1.0, whole genome shotgun sequence encodes these proteins:
- the LOC101306055 gene encoding uncharacterized protein LOC101306055, which yields MAKLSLLSLTQLQKLAPSSAQNPQSNSRSIWMWNPKQAQDQEDDSWEVRAFAEDTGNVMGTTWPPRSYTCTFCRREFRSAQALGGHMNVHRRDRARLHQVQHPSSISINPSAISSSSSSFIIPTQEFLAANGGLCLLYQFSDPNNGAFTTSAVTAPTAPLLNNIVESSSVPSSLLAPNPLHDYLMTSSPSTLVGPHGASNSRNNSHCQDAKRSANEDQPSRSGVEDIEELDLELRLGPS from the coding sequence ATGGCTAAGCTTAGCCTTCTCTCCTTGACCCAACTCCAAAAATTAGCACCGTCATCGGCGCAGAATCCTCAATCAAACTCTAGATCAATTTGGATGTGGAACCCTAAGCAAGCGCAAGATCAAGAAGACGACTCATGGGAAGTGAGGGCCTTTGCAGAGGACACCGGAAACGTGATGGGAACCACATGGCCGCCGAGGTCTTACACCTGCACATTTTGCCGGAGGGAATTCCGGTCAGCTCAGGCCCTCGGCGGCCACATGAACGTGCACCGCCGCGACCGGGCGCGCCTCCACCAAGTGCAGCACCCCAGCTCAATCTCAATCAACCCATCTGCCATCTCCTCTTCCAGTTCCTCATTCATAATCCCAACTCAAGAGTTCCTCGCCGCCAACGGCGGATTGTGCCTTCTCTACCAATTCTCGGACCCTAATAATGGAGCCTTCACTACTAGTGCTGTTACTGCTCCAACTGCACCTTTGCTTAACAACATTGTTGAGTCTTCTTCAGTACCCTCTAGTCTACTCGCCCCCAATCCACTCCATGACTACTTAATGACGTCATCACCTAGTACTCTTGTGGGGCCTCATGGAGCTTCCAATTCTAGAAATAATTCTCATTGTCAAGACGCAAAACGATCAGCAAACGAAGATCAACCTTCGAGGTCTGGGGTTGAAGATATTGAAGAGCTTGATTTAGAGCTCCGGCTCGGTCCATCTTGA